Proteins from a single region of Desulfitibacter alkalitolerans DSM 16504:
- a CDS encoding metal-sensing transcriptional repressor, which yields MGAHGHPQSKQVINRMARIVGHTEAIKRMCEEGKECSEILIQIAAVRAALNNVGKLILEDHINHCIYEAVENENKEVLDKLNDAIAKFIR from the coding sequence ATGGGAGCACATGGACACCCTCAGAGCAAACAAGTCATCAACAGGATGGCAAGGATAGTAGGGCATACTGAAGCCATAAAAAGAATGTGTGAGGAAGGAAAGGAATGCAGTGAAATCCTTATCCAAATAGCTGCAGTCAGGGCAGCTTTAAATAATGTTGGCAAGCTCATATTGGAAGATCACATTAATCACTGCATTTATGAAGCTGTTGAGAATGAAAACAAGGAAGTGTTGGACAAGCTAAATGATGCCATTGCTAAATTCATTCGCTGA
- a CDS encoding DUF4183 domain-containing protein, producing MHRKDFPKAICYLTDENGNILDPYKPNTIIYKEVSSPQNRSKKQVKLSSGKHGILDEIVILIKGYIVVYTGENHTSPPIPFNIIKRLYLYAPKGTNLNFTVNCFCCFAFTANNAVGILINIDTTVIAIAKVSLAIPTVNFTSDKNNACIDIACINVNKVYDSCRFLTETMALYKKTILKAEVYQYNTLSNGVKKIYTNEDELTEYGDRGILDPNEVSYFNLFINGVLQPGINYNVIEGRLTLETEDVPQKGAPIIIRFITFKSKDNELIQVENYQYNTRSDGVKKIYTDNDELTEYGDKGILNPNKVSYLNLYINGVLQPKANYSVKKGLLMLDTTDVPDEGVPIILEFLMIRNKNNQLLRTKTYNYNTRADGKKFYTNKDEIKMYGSKGILDPKQSSFQNLFINGVVQPEINYKVQKGLLTLKTIDIPLTGAPICLQFITSFSKLTINLCTSCQN from the coding sequence ATGCACAGAAAAGACTTCCCAAAAGCTATTTGTTATTTAACAGATGAAAATGGAAATATCTTAGACCCTTATAAGCCAAACACTATAATTTATAAAGAAGTCTCATCCCCTCAAAATCGCTCCAAAAAGCAAGTTAAACTTTCATCGGGAAAACATGGCATTCTTGATGAAATAGTTATTTTAATAAAGGGCTATATCGTTGTTTATACTGGTGAAAACCATACTTCTCCGCCCATACCCTTCAATATAATTAAAAGACTTTATCTTTATGCTCCAAAAGGCACCAATTTAAACTTTACGGTAAACTGTTTTTGCTGTTTTGCTTTTACTGCAAATAATGCTGTAGGAATCTTGATAAATATTGACACAACCGTAATTGCCATAGCTAAGGTTAGTCTCGCTATTCCAACAGTCAATTTTACATCTGACAAAAATAATGCATGCATAGATATAGCATGCATCAATGTAAATAAAGTTTACGATTCCTGTCGTTTTCTAACTGAAACTATGGCTTTGTATAAAAAGACAATACTAAAAGCAGAGGTTTACCAATACAACACTTTATCTAATGGAGTAAAGAAAATTTATACTAACGAAGATGAGTTAACAGAATACGGTGATAGAGGTATCCTTGACCCTAATGAAGTCTCATATTTTAACCTATTCATTAATGGTGTACTTCAGCCGGGTATAAACTATAATGTCATAGAAGGAAGGCTTACATTGGAAACTGAAGATGTTCCTCAAAAGGGAGCTCCTATTATTATTAGGTTTATTACTTTTAAAAGCAAAGATAATGAACTTATACAGGTTGAAAATTATCAATATAATACCCGTTCCGATGGAGTTAAAAAAATATATACGGATAATGATGAATTAACAGAATATGGCGATAAAGGCATCCTTAATCCCAATAAAGTATCATATCTTAATCTTTATATTAATGGCGTGTTGCAGCCGAAAGCCAATTATTCAGTGAAAAAGGGACTGCTAATGTTAGACACAACAGACGTCCCTGACGAAGGAGTTCCAATTATTCTTGAATTTTTAATGATAAGAAACAAAAATAATCAACTGCTAAGAACAAAGACTTATAACTATAATACTCGTGCAGATGGGAAAAAATTCTATACCAATAAAGATGAAATAAAAATGTATGGCAGCAAAGGCATTCTTGATCCCAAACAAAGCTCTTTTCAAAACCTTTTTATAAATGGAGTGGTCCAGCCAGAAATTAATTATAAAGTTCAAAAAGGCTTACTTACATTAAAAACAATAGACATACCCTTAACAGGGGCACCAATTTGTCTGCAGTTTATTACTTCTTTTTCTAAACTAACTATAAATCTATGCACCAGCTGCCAGAATTGA
- a CDS encoding NAD-dependent 4,6-dehydratase LegB, producing the protein MELKGKKLLVTGADGFIGSHLTEELVRRGHDVRAFVFYNAFNSWGWLDYAPMEIRREIEVFSGDIRDPHGVKEAMKLCDMVFHLAALIGIPYSYHFPDTYIDTNIKGTLNILQAARELEVEKVVHTSTSEVYGTARYVPISEEHTLQSQSPYAASKIGADQLALSFFYSFSTPVSVIRPFNTYGPRQSARAVIPTIITQIAQGKGKIKLGSLTPTRDFNYIKDTVMGFIEVAKSNATIGEVVNIGSDFEVSMGETLQIIAEVMKAEIEVETDTRRLRPEKSEVKRLRADISKAKRLFGWKPDYSGKAGFKRGIQETVEWFSNPEHLKSYKAERYNI; encoded by the coding sequence ATGGAACTTAAAGGAAAAAAACTGTTGGTTACCGGTGCTGATGGTTTTATCGGTTCTCATCTAACAGAGGAACTGGTTAGAAGGGGGCATGATGTACGCGCTTTTGTCTTTTATAATGCATTTAATTCCTGGGGGTGGCTGGATTATGCTCCAATGGAGATACGAAGGGAAATAGAAGTGTTTTCAGGGGACATTAGAGACCCTCATGGAGTTAAGGAGGCAATGAAGCTATGTGACATGGTCTTTCACTTAGCAGCCTTGATTGGGATTCCCTATTCCTATCATTTTCCTGATACCTATATTGATACCAATATAAAGGGAACATTAAATATCCTGCAGGCAGCGCGGGAATTAGAAGTAGAAAAGGTTGTACATACATCTACAAGCGAGGTTTATGGAACTGCCCGATATGTTCCCATATCAGAGGAACATACATTACAAAGTCAATCCCCCTATGCTGCATCAAAGATTGGGGCAGATCAGCTGGCACTTTCTTTTTTTTACTCCTTTTCTACACCAGTTTCTGTTATTCGGCCCTTTAATACCTATGGCCCAAGACAATCGGCTAGAGCAGTCATTCCAACTATTATTACACAAATTGCCCAGGGTAAAGGGAAAATTAAACTGGGGTCTTTAACTCCCACCAGAGACTTTAATTATATTAAAGATACAGTAATGGGATTTATTGAGGTTGCCAAATCTAATGCAACTATCGGAGAAGTTGTAAATATAGGGAGTGATTTTGAGGTTTCCATGGGTGAAACGCTTCAAATTATCGCTGAGGTCATGAAAGCTGAAATCGAGGTTGAAACTGATACCAGGCGCCTTCGGCCAGAAAAAAGTGAAGTAAAACGCCTCCGGGCAGATATTAGTAAAGCTAAAAGATTATTTGGATGGAAGCCTGATTATAGCGGTAAAGCCGGATTCAAACGAGGAATACAAGAAACTGTGGAATGGTTCAGCAACCCTGAACACCTTAAAAGCTACAAAGCAGAAAGGTATAACATATGA
- a CDS encoding LegC family aminotransferase, with protein sequence MNRGLDISQIVSVLKSVLGKGNASIHLHEPKFAGKEWIYVKDCLDTGWVSSAGKYVEEFEEKLAHYTGVKHAVAAVNGTAALHICLMLVGIKQGDEVLLPALTFVATANAVYYCGATPHFIDSDFQSLGINPDKLHDYLEEIAFIRNGFCYNRLTLRPIKAVIAMHTFGHPVDLDQLLAVCQKYNLELIEDAAESLGSYYKKKHTGSYGRLSALSFNGNKIITTGGGGAILTNDSSLAKLAKHLTTTAKLTHPWAFVHDQVGYNYRLPNINAALGCAQLEQIENFIKNKRALAEKYQRAFAKIDGITFFEEPGYAQSNYWLNVLLLDKDYSELRDTLIASTHEQGILTRPSWTLMNKLPMFQSCPHMDLSAAESLEQRIINIPSSAVLGEDVW encoded by the coding sequence ATGAACAGAGGTCTAGATATTTCTCAAATTGTTTCCGTATTAAAAAGTGTGCTGGGAAAAGGAAATGCGTCCATCCATCTACATGAACCCAAGTTTGCAGGAAAGGAATGGATATATGTTAAAGATTGTTTAGATACAGGCTGGGTATCCTCTGCAGGTAAATATGTGGAAGAATTTGAAGAGAAACTAGCACATTATACAGGCGTAAAACATGCTGTAGCTGCAGTCAACGGAACAGCAGCCCTGCATATTTGTTTAATGCTCGTTGGGATTAAACAGGGAGATGAGGTGCTCCTTCCTGCTCTTACATTTGTTGCTACAGCTAATGCAGTATATTACTGCGGAGCTACCCCTCATTTTATCGATAGTGATTTTCAAAGCCTTGGAATTAATCCTGATAAACTTCACGATTACCTGGAAGAAATAGCCTTCATTAGGAATGGCTTTTGTTACAATAGGCTGACATTGCGACCTATTAAGGCCGTCATTGCCATGCATACTTTTGGTCATCCTGTTGACCTTGATCAGCTTCTAGCAGTATGCCAAAAATATAATTTAGAGTTAATTGAGGATGCAGCAGAGTCGTTAGGTTCATATTATAAAAAAAAACATACGGGAAGTTATGGAAGACTTTCCGCTCTAAGCTTTAACGGGAATAAAATTATTACTACCGGTGGCGGGGGAGCTATTCTTACCAATGATTCAAGCCTGGCAAAGTTAGCAAAACATTTAACCACCACAGCTAAATTAACTCATCCCTGGGCTTTTGTGCATGACCAGGTAGGTTATAATTATCGCCTGCCAAATATTAATGCAGCATTGGGATGTGCCCAGCTGGAGCAAATAGAAAATTTCATTAAAAACAAGCGAGCCTTGGCAGAAAAATATCAACGGGCTTTTGCCAAAATAGATGGGATTACTTTTTTTGAAGAGCCTGGATATGCCCAGAGTAATTACTGGTTAAATGTATTGCTTCTTGATAAAGATTATTCGGAGCTGCGTGATACACTGATAGCATCAACCCATGAACAGGGGATACTAACCCGCCCCTCATGGACCCTAATGAATAAACTTCCAATGTTCCAATCTTGTCCACATATGGATTTATCTGCAGCCGAAAGTTTGGAGCAACGCATTATTAATATTCCCAGTAGTGCTGTGTTAGGAGAAGATGTATGGTGA
- the neuC gene encoding UDP-N-acetylglucosamine 2-epimerase, with the protein MKRKICVVTGTRGEYGLLYSLMKEIEKDQDLQLQLVVTGMHLSPEFGLTYREIEQDGFDIYSKVEMLLSSDTPIGAAKSIGLGVISFADVFYGLQPDLLVLLGDRYEILAAAQAALVAKIPIAHIAGGDTTEGAFDEAIRHSITKMSHLHFVTNEESGCRVRQLGENPRHIYNVGSPGIDRIMSLKLMDRFQLEKSLQFSFFKKNLLITFHPVTLAGQSTSLHFKELLEALHDLGSEIGLIFTRPNADPEGRELVHLLDDFVLQHANAIVYTSLGQLRYFSIVAQVDAVVGNSSSGIYEVPSFKRPTVNIGDRQKGRLLASSVINCPPQKAAIEKAIREAFVMDCSATTNPYGDGNSSIKMLHIIKSITDYKALLKKHFYRVGGCENE; encoded by the coding sequence GTGAAACGTAAAATCTGTGTGGTTACAGGCACACGTGGCGAATACGGATTGCTTTACTCATTAATGAAAGAAATAGAAAAGGATCAGGACTTACAATTGCAGCTAGTGGTAACAGGCATGCATTTGTCTCCAGAATTTGGTTTAACCTATCGAGAAATAGAACAAGATGGTTTTGACATTTACAGCAAGGTAGAAATGCTTTTATCCAGTGATACCCCTATTGGTGCTGCCAAATCAATAGGCTTAGGAGTAATCAGCTTTGCTGATGTCTTCTATGGGCTGCAGCCTGATCTCCTGGTTTTACTTGGTGATCGTTATGAAATCCTGGCAGCAGCTCAAGCTGCACTAGTAGCCAAAATCCCTATTGCCCACATTGCTGGAGGGGATACAACTGAGGGAGCCTTTGATGAAGCAATTAGGCACAGTATTACAAAGATGTCTCATCTTCATTTTGTCACTAATGAAGAATCTGGGTGCAGGGTGAGACAATTAGGAGAGAACCCCAGACATATTTATAATGTAGGAAGTCCAGGAATAGACCGCATCATGAGCTTAAAGCTGATGGATCGTTTTCAATTAGAAAAGTCTCTTCAATTTTCCTTTTTTAAAAAAAACCTGCTTATTACCTTCCATCCAGTTACACTTGCTGGCCAGTCCACTAGTTTACACTTCAAGGAATTACTAGAAGCGCTGCATGATCTTGGTTCTGAAATTGGTTTAATTTTTACCAGGCCCAATGCAGACCCAGAAGGGCGAGAGTTGGTTCATCTTCTGGATGATTTTGTTCTTCAGCATGCTAATGCTATTGTCTATACTTCTCTGGGACAATTGCGTTATTTTAGTATTGTTGCCCAGGTGGATGCGGTGGTGGGCAACTCCTCTAGTGGTATATATGAAGTTCCTTCTTTTAAGAGACCAACGGTAAACATTGGAGATCGACAGAAGGGAAGGCTGCTGGCGTCCTCAGTAATTAATTGCCCTCCCCAAAAAGCAGCAATAGAAAAAGCAATTAGAGAAGCCTTTGTCATGGATTGCTCTGCTACGACAAATCCCTACGGAGACGGAAATAGCTCAATTAAAATGCTGCATATTATTAAATCCATTACGGATTATAAAGCTTTGTTAAAAAAACATTTTTATAGAGTAGGTGGATGTGAAAATGAATAA
- the neuB gene encoding N-acetylneuraminate synthase has protein sequence MNNRSKVFIIAEIGVNHNGSLEMAKSLIDFAVEAGADAVKFQTFRADQIMLHNTPKASYQTRNTDITETQYEMIKKLELDEQMHLILKEYSLKQHVQFISTPFDAPSLDFLVHTLQLPIIKIASGEITNAPLLLKAARSGKRIILSTGMSTLGDIEDALGVLAFGYGEGKENNSIPSRKAFKNAYYSEAGQILLCQNVSLLHCTSEYPAPFEETNLRVLGTLRQCFGLQVGYSDHTLGIALPLAATALGAVIIEKHFTLDRNLPGPDHKASIEPKEFSRMVCYIRQIEQALGNSYKKPVASELKNQKITRKSIVAARSILKGELFTEDNLTVKRPAEGLSPLEFWELLGKTAHKSYERDEVIT, from the coding sequence ATGAATAATAGGAGCAAGGTTTTCATCATTGCTGAGATAGGTGTAAACCATAATGGTTCTTTAGAAATGGCAAAAAGTTTAATTGATTTTGCCGTTGAAGCAGGGGCCGATGCAGTTAAGTTTCAAACCTTTAGGGCAGACCAAATCATGCTTCACAATACTCCAAAAGCCTCTTATCAAACCAGGAATACAGACATAACAGAAACCCAGTATGAAATGATAAAAAAATTAGAATTAGATGAGCAAATGCACCTTATCCTAAAAGAATATTCTTTAAAACAGCATGTGCAATTTATATCAACACCTTTTGATGCACCAAGTCTGGATTTTTTAGTTCATACTTTGCAGCTGCCTATAATAAAGATTGCCTCCGGTGAAATTACCAATGCCCCCTTACTATTAAAAGCAGCTAGATCTGGAAAGAGAATAATATTGTCTACAGGAATGTCTACTTTGGGAGACATTGAAGACGCATTAGGTGTTCTTGCTTTTGGTTATGGGGAAGGAAAAGAGAATAACAGTATTCCTTCTCGCAAGGCTTTTAAAAATGCATATTACTCTGAAGCGGGACAAATACTCTTGTGTCAAAATGTCAGCTTGCTGCACTGCACTTCAGAGTATCCTGCACCATTTGAAGAAACTAATTTGCGTGTACTAGGAACCCTGCGCCAATGCTTTGGCCTGCAGGTTGGGTATTCAGACCATACCCTGGGAATAGCACTGCCGCTGGCAGCAACAGCATTAGGGGCTGTCATTATTGAGAAGCATTTTACTCTAGATAGAAATCTACCAGGCCCTGACCATAAGGCATCCATAGAGCCTAAAGAGTTTTCCCGGATGGTTTGCTACATACGTCAGATAGAACAAGCCCTTGGCAATTCATACAAGAAACCAGTGGCCTCTGAGCTAAAAAACCAAAAGATTACTCGCAAGAGCATCGTGGCAGCACGCAGTATTCTAAAGGGAGAGCTGTTTACTGAGGACAATCTAACAGTTAAGAGGCCTGCGGAAGGGTTATCCCCTCTGGAATTTTGGGAACTGTTGGGAAAAACAGCGCATAAGTCTTATGAAAGGGATGAAGTAATCACATGA